In Primulina huaijiensis isolate GDHJ02 chromosome 16, ASM1229523v2, whole genome shotgun sequence, a single genomic region encodes these proteins:
- the LOC140962063 gene encoding serine/threonine-protein kinase 52-like produces the protein MDSKTGEEDHLVSKMEKLANEGGSLGSSKLKGAGSLSDKSVSSAGSISSKDMIFRADKIDLKSLDAQLEKHLSRVWSRSTELQGNQRPKEVWEIDPLKLRIRYLVAQGTYGTVYRGVYDDQDVAVKLLDWGEDGMATTTETAALRASFKQEVSVWQKLDHPNVTKFVGASMGTSQLTIPSKNPSEGNTTLPPRACCVVVEFLPGGTLKNFLFKNCTKKLPLKIVVQLALDLSRGLSYLHSKKIVHRDVKAENMLLDSQRRLKIADFGVARVEAQNPREMTGETGTLGYMAPEVLDGKPYNRKCDVYSFGICLWEIYCCDLPYSNLSFADVTTAVVKQNLRPGIPRCCPSSLVNIMKKCWDANPEKRLGMDEVVGLLEAIDTSKGGGMIPEDQAGKCFCFAPTRGP, from the exons ATGGATTCAAAAACTGGCGAAGAAGATCATCTTGTTTCAAAAATGGAGAAATTGGCTAATGAGGGTGGATCCTTGGGGAGCTCAAAACTGAAGGGCGCCGGGAGTTTAAGTGATAAGTCCGTCAGTAGTGCTGGTAGCATTAGCAGTAAAGATATGATTTTTCGGGCAGATAAAATCGATCTCAAAAGCTTGGATGCTCAACTTGAAAAGCATTTGAGTCGAGTTTGGTCAAGAAGCACAGAATTGCAGGGCAATCAGAGGCCGAAGGAAGTATGGGAGATCGATCCTTTGAAGCTGAGGATTCGATATCTTGTTGCTCAGGGGACGTATGGCACCGTTTATCGGGGCGTTTATGATGATCAAGATGTTGCAG TGAAGCTGTTGGACTGGGGAGAGGATGGCATGGCCACCACTACTGAAACTGCTGCTCTTAGAGCATCGTTTAAACAAGAGGTGTCTGTTTGGCAGAAGCTCGACCACCCAAATGTGACAAAA TTTGTTGGTGCTTCAATGGGAACGTCACAACTTACGATTCCTTCTAAAAACCCTTCGGAAGGTAACACCACTCTTCCACCGAGGGCGTGTTGTGTAGTTGTAGAATTTCTTCCGGGAGGAACATTGAAGAACTTCTTGTTCAAGAACTGTACCAAGAAGCTTCCCCTGAAAATTGTGGTCCAACTTGCTTTGGATCTATCCAGGGG ACTAAGCTATCTACATTCAAAAAAGATCGTGCATCGTGATGTTAAAgctgaaaacatgctgttagaCTCTCAAAGAAGATTGAAAATCGCTGACTTCGGTGTTGCTCGTGTTGAAGCTCAAAATCCTAGAGAGATGACTGGCGAAACCGGAACCCTTGGCTATATGGCTCCAGAG GTACTTGATGGGAAACCCTATAACCGAAAGTGTGACGTTTATAGCTTTGGTATATGCTTATGGGAAATATATTGCTGTGATTTACCATACTCAAATCTTAGTTTTGCAGATGTTACAACGGCAGTCGTTAAACAG AATTTACGGCCAGGCATTCCCCGGTGTTGCCCTAGTTCTCTCGTAAACATCATGAAAAAGTGTTGGGATGCAAACCCAGAAAAACGGCTCGGGATGGACGAGGTTGTTGGCTTGCTGGAGGCAATCGACACGAGCAAAGGAGGGGGGATGATACCCGAGGATCAAGCTGGGAAATGTTTTTGCTTCGCTCCAACTCGAGGAccatga